A window of the Lactuca sativa cultivar Salinas chromosome 7, Lsat_Salinas_v11, whole genome shotgun sequence genome harbors these coding sequences:
- the LOC111900469 gene encoding glucose-6-phosphate 1-dehydrogenase, chloroplastic — protein sequence MATQINPCSSSSTTFSPSSLNQKAFSSAKFFNFSRKSSPSRWVFKIHSRISPKNQFELKSSNGSPLNAISLHGGAAEKPLAKELVSPPEQSESNLSVTVVGASGDLAKKKIFPALFALFYEDCLPQNFTIFGYARTKMTDEELREMISGTLTCRIDKRENCGDKMEKFLERCFYQSGQYNSEEHFAELDIKLKQKEGGKVSNRLFYLSIPPDIFVDVARCASVRASSKNGWTRVIVEKPFGRDSESSGELTRSLKKYLAEDQIFRIDHYLGKELVENLSVLRFSNLVFEPLWSRNYIRNVQFIFSEDFGTEGRGGYFDNYGIIRDIMQNHLLQILALFAMETPVTLDAEDVRNEKVKVLRSMRRLQLEDVIVGQYKGHSKGAKTYAGYTDDPTVPNDSLTPTFAAAALFIDNARWDGVPFLMKAGKALNTRRAEIRVQFRHVPGNLYKRNFGMDLDKATNELVLRVQPDEAIYLKINNKIPGLGMRFDRSDLNLLYSARYPKEIPDAYERLLLDAIEGERRLFIRSDELDAAWAIFTPLLKELEAKKISPELYPYGSRGPVGAHYLAAKYDVRWGDLAGDD from the exons ATGGCTACACAAATCAATCCCTGTTCTTCATCTTCCACCACCTTCTCACCGTCTTCACTTAATCAAAAAGCTTTTTCCTCTGCAAAATTCTTCAATTTCTCAAGAAAATCTTCTCCCTCCAGATGGGTTTTCAAGATTCACTCGAGAATCAGTCCGAAAAACCAGTTTGAACTCAAATCCTCAAATGGGTCTCCTCTTAATGCGATTTCTTTGCACGGTG GTGCAGCAGAGAAGCCTCTAGCGAAAGAACTCGTATCACCACCGGAACAATCTGAATCGAATCTTAGTGTCACTGTCGTCGGTGCTTCCGGCGATCTTGCCAAGAAAAAAATCTTTCCGGCGCTTTTTGCTCTCTTTTACGAGGATTGTTTACCTCAG AATTTTACTATATTTGGTTATGCTCGAACCAAAATGACTGATGAGGAGTTAAGAGAGATGATTAGTGGAACTTTAACTTGCAGAATCGATAAGAG AGAAAACTGTGGtgacaaaatggaaaagtttCTTGAAAGATGTTTCTACCAATCGGGTCAATACAACTCTGAGGAACATTTTGCAGAATTGGACATTAAGTTGAAGCAGAAAGAG GGTGGAAAAGTATCGAATAGGTTGTTTTACTTGTCAATACCACCGGATATTTTTGTTGATGTGGCACGTTGTGCAAGTGTAAGGGCTTCTTCCAAGAATGGCTGGACAAGGGTAATTGTGGAAAAACCATTTGGTCGTGACTCAGAATCTTCTGGAGAGCTAACAAGAAGCCTCAAGAAGTACTTAGCCGAGGATCAAATCTTCAG GATTGATCATTACTTAGGGAAGGAGCTAGTGGAGAATTTATCGGTTCTTCGTTTCTCAAATCTTGTTTTTGAACCACTTTGGTCAAGAAACTACATTCGAAATGTACAATTCATATTTTCCGAAGACTTTGGCACAGAAGGGCGAGGAGG ATACTTTGACAACTATGGAATCATCCGAGATATAATGCAAAACCACCTCCTACAAATACTAGCATTGTTTGCAATGGAAACACCCGTCACTTTGGATGCCGAAGACGTTAGAAACGAAAAG GTTAAAGTTTTGAGGTCGATGAGACGCCTACAGCTTGAAGATGTAATCGTGGGCCAATATAAAGGCCATAGCAAGGGTGCAAAGACGTATGCAGGGTACACAGATGACCCAACTGTGCCAAATGACAGTCTTACCCCAACTTTTGCAGCAGCAGCTCTCTTTATAGATAATGCCCGATGGGATGGTGTCCCATTTCTTATGAAAGCAGGAAAGGCCCTCAATACTAGAAg GGCGGAGATTAGAGTTCAATTCAGACATGTTCCAGGGAATCTATACAAACGAAACTTTGGGATGGATTTGGATAAGGCTACAAATGAGCTCGTGCTTCGTGTCCAGCCTGATGAAGCGATTTATCTCAAGATTAATAATAAGATTCCTGGTCTTGGAATGAGATTTGACCGGAGTGATCTTAATTTGCTCTACAGCGCAAG GTATCCGAAGGAAATTCCGGATGCATATGAGAGGCTTCTGTTGGATGCGATTGAAGGAGAAAGGAGATTGTTTATAAGAAGCGATGAACTTGATGCTGCTTGGGCTATATTTACGCCTTTGCTGAAAGAACTGGAGGCGAAGAAGATCTCACCGGAGTTGTATCCTTATGGCAGCAGAGGACCCGTCGGCGCTCATTATTTGGCGGCAAAATATGATGTCCGGTGGGGAGATCTCGCCGGAGATGACTGA